DNA from Halorarum salinum:
GCCGCTCGCGTCGGCCGCTTTCCCGTCGCCGTACGTCCGCTCGAGGTACTCGACGATGTTCGCGGACTCGGACATCGTGACCCCGGTCCCCTCGTCGACGATGGCCGGGACGGTGCGCTTGTTCGTCAGCCGGGCGACGACGTTCCGGTCCGAGTGCATCGGTTCGACGAACCTGGACGCGTACGGCAGGTCGTGCTCGTCCAGTTTCCGGACGACCCGCTCGCAGTACGGACACGCCTGCAGTCGGTACAGCGTGATGGCCGGTTCGCGTGGCATTGACGGGGCTAGGGCGGGCGCGGCCCTAACGTCTTCGCCCCCGGAACCTCGCGACGGGGGTGCGATACGCGGGCGTCGCCGTCGACGAGGCGCGTCCCGGGCGGTTCTCACGCGCTGTACTTTGAGGACAACGCTTAATTCGGGTCCCCGGTAACCCACGGTATCGCATGGGTTTGTCGATGGGATACCCCGCTCTAGTGGCGCCCGCACCGCTGCAAGTGGGCGGTTTCGCCCGATCGCTGCCGATCAACGACACGACGATCACGATCGGAGGGGCCATCGCCATCCTCGTCCTCGTCGCGCTCTCCGCGTTCTTCTCCTCCTCGGAGATCGCGATGTTCTCGCTCGCGAACCACCGCGTCGAACATCTCGTCGAGGAGGGCAAGCGCGGCGCGCGGACGGTCCAGCGGCTGAAGGAGGACCCCCACCGACTGCTCGTCACTATCCTCGTGGGGAACAACGTCGTCAACATTGCGATGTCCTCGCTGGCGACCGCCATCGTCAGCATCTACTTCGACGCGGGCCCCGCCGTCCTCATCTCCACGTTCGGCATCACCTCGCTCGTCCTGCTGTTCGGCGAGTCGGCCCCGAAGAGCTACGCCGTCGAGAACACCGAGTCCTGGTCGCTCCGCATCGCGCGCCCGCTGAAGTACTCCGAGTACGTCCTGCTGCCGCTGGTCGTCACCTTCGACCACCTCACCAGGCTCGTCAACAAGGTGACCGGCGGGCGCTCGGCCATCGAGACCCAGTACGTCACCCGCGACGAGATCCAGAGCATGATCCAGACCGGGGAGCGCGAAGGGGTCATCGAGGAGGACGAGCGCGAGATGCTCGACCGCATCTTCCGGTTCAACCGGACCATCGCCAAGGAGGTCATGACCCCGCGGCTCGACATCAACGCGGTCCCCAAGGACGCCAGCATCGACGAGGCGATCGAGACCTGCGTGCAGTCGGACCACGAGCGCGTCCCCGTCTACGAGGGGAACCTCGACAACATCGTCGGCGTCGTGAAGGTGCGCGACCTCGTCCGTGCCCGCTACTACGGCGAGGGGACCCCGGACCTCGCGTCGGTCGTCCAGCCGACGCTCCACGTCCCCGAGTCGAAGAACGCCGACGAACTGTTAGAGGAGATGCAGGAGGCCCGGATGCAGATGGTCGTCGTCATCGACGAGTTCGGCACCACCGAGGGGATCATCACGCTGGAGGACATGGTCGAGGAGATCGTCGGCGACATCCTCGAGAGCGACGAGAAGGAGCCGTTCGAGTTCGTCGACGACCGCACCGTGTTGATGCGCGGCGAGGTGAACATCGACGAGGTGAACGAGGTGCTCGGCATCGACCTCCCCGAGGGCGAGGAGTTCGAGACGCTCGCGGGCTTCGTGTTCAACCGCGCCGGCCGGCTGGTCGAGGAGGGCGAGGAGATCAGGTACAACGATGTCTCCATCCGCATCGAGCAGGTGGACAACACCCGGATCATGCGCGCCCGGGTCACCATCGAGGACGACGACGGCGAGGGGGAACCGGAGCCGTCGGAGGAGGCGACCGACGCCGGATCCCAGCAGGAAGTCGAGAACTGAGCGGCGCGGAAGCCGACAGCTGAATCAAGCTGAGAACGGACGTAACGCCGGAACCCGGTCGATGTTTGTCATTCTTGTCTGACCAGCCATTCCAGTCTGCTAGCGATCCAGTCCCTCATTTCTTTGATTTATGTAGTCTGCATAGGGTTGAAGCGCTTTCTCCGAAGGGACTCGAAGACATTCTCCATCGTATTGTTTCAGTTCGTCGTATCCTACAAGTTCAGCATGGCCTTGTAGGCTGATCTCATACTCCTCGTTGAGTTCGAACCACCCGTGGTCAAAAGCCCAATGATGGCGGGAACATAGTGCGAGGCCGTTCTGAGGCAAATCTGGCCCACCGTGAGCTTTGGGCAAGATATGAGCTGCTTCCAAGTTGTGGCTTCCGTCCGGGGATTCAATCAGCCCTCCACAGATCGCACAGCCATCGTAGAGATCATATATCACCTCACGGAATGCTGCCTCTCGTTTCTCTCGTTTTACCTTCTCAAGTTCGGAATCATCACTGTAGACGCGCAGATCTGCTTCTGTTACCTGCCGTAAAATCTCTGCCAAATCCTGAACCGAGTGGTCTTCTTCAAGCTCAAGATCATCCAGTATTCGCTGTGACCCTACACCCTGCTCCAGTAATCTGTCGACGATTTCTTTGCCGATTCCCTTCCAAGACGGCTTGTGTTTCCTGATAGCTATTTTGATCCCATGTGGGTCACGGTGCTCCAATACGTGCGGGTTTTGCTGAAAGAATCGATGGATAACTAATCCTGGTGAGTGTTCCCCATTCAGATAATAGATCGGTTCTGACGGATTGGTCGACCCGGAATCAACATGAAACTTCCAGACTCCACGCTGGCGGTCTTTTGTGCTTACACTCTGTGGCATCTCGGTGGAAGCTGTAGGCCCATTGTTTCGAAGTTTCTCTATGTTCGCCGACCCCCTCTTTTCCTCGGGTGTTTCGATGGAACTGAATCGATACTGTTTCTCGTCCGGGTCTATCCCTGCCTCCTCGAGTGCAACGACGAACGACTCAAACTCCTCGTCGTAGAGGATGTACGGATACTCCCCATGCTCTTCGACATCCGCACGCCGCGGCGGACGGTCCACTATGTCATCGACACTTCCGAGCGCCCTTAGGAGTCGCTCACGACTTACGTCCCATTCTACTCCATGGGTGGGCTGAATATCTGCTGCCCGTAGTGCGTCGTGCCAACTGCCGAATTCCTGCTTGTAGTAGTAGGGGGAATGCGGACCGTTTTCCCGCATTCCACGCACAGTCGGTACACCGTCGACCTTCTCGGCAAACGATCTCAGATCCGCTATGAGACGATTACTTGTGAGTGTTTTATCCATGACGAATCGATCTCATTCCGATTACAAAACATTTCATTGCGTGTGATAGACCGCCGAATTCCTATCTCTCGGTTTGAGTCTTCTTCGAGGGGTTGAGGGTGGCAAGCCATCTGCTTAATTTGGTCGCAATCGCTATCCGGTCAGCCCAATCTCACACCACCGTGTCGACCGCGAGGAACGCCCCGTAGCCGACGCCGAGCGCGAGCGCCAGCGACCCGACCCACGCGAGCACCGTGTAGGCCATCTTCCGGGTGCTGACGCCCGCGCCGCCGGCGGCGTAGCCGGAGCCGACGATGGCGCTGACGATGATCTCGTTGAACGAGACGGGAATGCCGAACGCGACGGCGATCTGTGCGATCGCGAACGAGGGGATGAGCGCGGCGATCGAGCGTCGCGGGCCGAGGTTGGAGTAGTCCTGTGCGAGCGCCTTGATCATCCGCGGGGCGCCGGTCCACGACCCCGCGAGCAGGCCGAGTCCCCCGCCGACGAGCACCGCCGACAGGGGGATCGAGAGCCCCTCGTCGAGCAGCGGGACCAGCGGCCCGATCGCGAGCCCCACCTGCGAGCCCCCGGCCGAGAAGGCAACGAGGCCCCCGAGCACGAGCAGGAAGTGCCGCTGGCCGGCCTCCGGATCCCGGCCGGTGTCGTAGTGGAGCGCCGTGGCCGCCAGCAGCGCGAGCGCGACCGTGACCGCCACCCTGACGCCGATCGCCCCCATGGCCGGGGGGGACAGCGCGAGGAACTCGCGCGTGAGGGCGCCGGCGATCGAGCCCTGGCCTCCCTCGGGGCCGAGCGCCGCGAAGCCGATGTTGACGACGAGCGCACCGACGACCCCCGCGAGCCCGGCGGTCAAGAGCCGTTCCGGCACCCGTTCCTCGCGGAGCAGGCGGGCGGTGAGGTACGCCGTGCCGCCGCCGACGAACGGCGTCGCGACCCACAGCGCGGCGATCTCGCGGTACTTCGCCCACGCCGGGTCGCCGCCGAGCGCGAGCCCCACCCCGACGACGGCGCCGGTGACGGTGAACGCCGTGGCGATGGGGTAGCCCGCGAAGACGCCCACCGCGACGAGCGCGGCGGCGGTGAGCAGCCCGACGATGGCGGCGGTCGCGGTGATGGCCACGCCGCCGACGAGGTCGTTGCCGACCGCCTCGGTGACGTTCGCGCCCTGGAGCACCGCGCCGAGGAAGCCGAGGATCCCGACGACGAGCCCCGCCCGCATGACCGAGATGGCGTTGGCGCCGACCGCGGGGGCGAACGGCGTCGACCCCGAGGAGCCGGCGCCGATGGCCCACGCCATGAACAGCGAGGCGAGGCCGGCGATCGCTAGCGTCGCCAGCGTCGCGAGGTCGACCATACCCCTCGCCTCGGGGGCCGCCTACAAGTCGTTGTCCCTAGCAACTCGCCGTGGGGCGGTTCTCAGTCGCGCTGACCCGCCTCGTATCCCTCCTTCGCGCTGACGAGGATGCGCCGGACG
Protein-coding regions in this window:
- a CDS encoding homing endonuclease associated repeat-containing protein; the encoded protein is MDKTLTSNRLIADLRSFAEKVDGVPTVRGMRENGPHSPYYYKQEFGSWHDALRAADIQPTHGVEWDVSRERLLRALGSVDDIVDRPPRRADVEEHGEYPYILYDEEFESFVVALEEAGIDPDEKQYRFSSIETPEEKRGSANIEKLRNNGPTASTEMPQSVSTKDRQRGVWKFHVDSGSTNPSEPIYYLNGEHSPGLVIHRFFQQNPHVLEHRDPHGIKIAIRKHKPSWKGIGKEIVDRLLEQGVGSQRILDDLELEEDHSVQDLAEILRQVTEADLRVYSDDSELEKVKREKREAAFREVIYDLYDGCAICGGLIESPDGSHNLEAAHILPKAHGGPDLPQNGLALCSRHHWAFDHGWFELNEEYEISLQGHAELVGYDELKQYDGECLRVPSEKALQPYADYINQRNEGLDR
- a CDS encoding inorganic phosphate transporter; its protein translation is MVDLATLATLAIAGLASLFMAWAIGAGSSGSTPFAPAVGANAISVMRAGLVVGILGFLGAVLQGANVTEAVGNDLVGGVAITATAAIVGLLTAAALVAVGVFAGYPIATAFTVTGAVVGVGLALGGDPAWAKYREIAALWVATPFVGGGTAYLTARLLREERVPERLLTAGLAGVVGALVVNIGFAALGPEGGQGSIAGALTREFLALSPPAMGAIGVRVAVTVALALLAATALHYDTGRDPEAGQRHFLLVLGGLVAFSAGGSQVGLAIGPLVPLLDEGLSIPLSAVLVGGGLGLLAGSWTGAPRMIKALAQDYSNLGPRRSIAALIPSFAIAQIAVAFGIPVSFNEIIVSAIVGSGYAAGGAGVSTRKMAYTVLAWVGSLALALGVGYGAFLAVDTVV
- a CDS encoding glutaredoxin family protein, encoding MPREPAITLYRLQACPYCERVVRKLDEHDLPYASRFVEPMHSDRNVVARLTNKRTVPAIVDEGTGVTMSESANIVEYLERTYGDGKAADASGDAGGED
- a CDS encoding hemolysin family protein encodes the protein MGYPALVAPAPLQVGGFARSLPINDTTITIGGAIAILVLVALSAFFSSSEIAMFSLANHRVEHLVEEGKRGARTVQRLKEDPHRLLVTILVGNNVVNIAMSSLATAIVSIYFDAGPAVLISTFGITSLVLLFGESAPKSYAVENTESWSLRIARPLKYSEYVLLPLVVTFDHLTRLVNKVTGGRSAIETQYVTRDEIQSMIQTGEREGVIEEDEREMLDRIFRFNRTIAKEVMTPRLDINAVPKDASIDEAIETCVQSDHERVPVYEGNLDNIVGVVKVRDLVRARYYGEGTPDLASVVQPTLHVPESKNADELLEEMQEARMQMVVVIDEFGTTEGIITLEDMVEEIVGDILESDEKEPFEFVDDRTVLMRGEVNIDEVNEVLGIDLPEGEEFETLAGFVFNRAGRLVEEGEEIRYNDVSIRIEQVDNTRIMRARVTIEDDDGEGEPEPSEEATDAGSQQEVEN